A single Pan paniscus chromosome 21, NHGRI_mPanPan1-v2.0_pri, whole genome shotgun sequence DNA region contains:
- the LOC117974231 gene encoding neuroendocrine secretory protein 55, which translates to MDRRSRAQQWRRARHNYNDLCPPIGRRAATALLWLSCSIALLRALATSNARAQQRAAAQQRRSFLNAHHRSGAQVFPESPESESDHEHEEADLELSLPECLEYEEEFDYETESETESEIESETDFETEPETAPTTEPETEPEDDRGPVVPKHSTFGQSLTQRLHALKLRSPDASPSRAPPSTQEPQSPREGEELKPEDKDPRDPEESKEPKEEKQRRRCKPKKPTRRDASPESPSKKGPIPIRRH; encoded by the coding sequence ATGGATCGGAGGTCCCGGGCTCAGCAGTGGCGCCGAGCTCGCCATAATTACAACGACCTGTGCCCGCCCATAGGCCGCCGGGCAGCCACCGCGCTCCTCTGGCTCTCCTGCTCCATCGCGCTCCTCCGCGCCCTTGCCACCTCCAACGCCCGTGCCCAGCAGCGCGCGGCTGCCCAACAGCGCCGGAGCTTCCTTAACGCCCACCACCGCTCCGGCGCCCAGGTATTCCCTGAGTCCCCCGAATCGGAATCTGACCACGAGCACGAGGAGGCAGACCTTGAGCTGTCCCTCCCCGAGTGCCTAGAGTACGAGGAAGAGTTCGACTACGAGACCGAGAGCGAGACCGAGTCCGAAATCGAGTCCGAGACCGACTTCGAGACCGAGCCTGAGACCGCCCCCACCACTGAGCCCGAGACCGAGCCTGAAGACGATCGCGGCCCGGTGGTGCCCAAGCACTCCACCTTCGGCCAGTCCCTCACCCAGCGTCTGCACGCTCTCAAGTTGCGAAGCCCCGACGCCTCCCCAAGTCGCGCGCCGCCCAGCACTCAGGAGCCCCAGAGccccagggaaggggaggagctCAAGCCCGAGGACAAAGATCCAAGGGACCCCGAAGAGTCGAAGGAGCCCAAGGAGGAGAAGCAGCGGCGTCGCTGCAAGCCAAAGAAGCCCACCCGCCGTGACGCGTCCCCGGAGTCCCCTTCCAAAAAGGGACCCATCCCCATCCGGCGTCACTAA
- the LOC100978090 gene encoding protein ALEX encodes MTARPVDPKRSPDPTFRSSTRHSGKLEPMEATAHLLRKQCPSRLNSPAWEASGLHWSSLDSPVGSMQALRPSAQHSWSPEPSVVPDQAWEDTALHQKKLCPLSLTSLPREAAVNFSYRSQTLLQEAQVLQGSPELLPRSPKPSGLQKLAPEEATALPLRRLCHLSLMEKDLGTTAHPRGFPELSHKSTAAASSRQSRPRVRSASLPPRTRLPSGSQAPSAAHPKRLSDLLLTSRAAAPGWRSPDPRSRLAAPPLGSTTLPSTWTAPQSRLTARPSRSPEPQIRESEQRDPQLRRKQQRWKEPLMPRREEKYPLRGTDPLPPGQPQRIPLPGQPLQPQPILTPGQPQKIPTPGQHQPILTPGQPQPIPTPGQPLPPQPIPTPGRPLTPQPIPTPGRPLTPQPIPTPGRPLTPQPIPTPGRPLTPQPIPTPGRPLTPQPIPTPGRPLTPQPIQMPGRPLRLPPPLRLLRPGQPMSPQLRQTQGLPLPQPLLPPGQPKSAGRPLQPLPPGPDARSISDPPAPRSRLPIRLLRGLLARLPGGASPRAAAAAACTTMKGWPAATMTPAETSPTMGPPDASAGFSIGEIAAAESPSATYSATFSCKPSGAASVDLRVPSPKPRALSRSRRYPWRRSADRCAKKPRRSGPRSAQRRNAVSSSTNNSRTKRWATCVRTACCF; translated from the coding sequence ATGACGGCGAGGCCTGTGGACCCCAAGAGGTCTCCAGACCCAACTTTCAGGTCCTCAACCCGGCATTCAGGGAAGCTGGAGCCCATGGAAGCTACAGCCCACCTCCTGAGGAAGCAATGCCCTTCGAGGTTGAACAGCCCAGCTTGGGAGGCTTCTGGCCTACACTGGAGCAGCCTGGATTCCCCAGTGGGGTCCATGCAGGCCTTGAGGCCTTCGGCCCAGCACTCATGGAGCCCGGAGCCTTCAGTGGTGCCAGACCAGGCCTGGGAGGATACAGCCCTCCACCAGAAGAAGCTATGCCCTTTGAGTTTGACCAGCCTGCCCAGAGAGGCTGCAGTCAACTTCTCTTACAGGTCCCAGACCTTGCTCCAGGAGGCCCAGGTGCTGCAGGGGTCCCCGGAGCTCCTCCCGAGGAGCCCCAAGCCCTCAGGCCTGCAAAAGCTGGCTCCAGAGGAGGCTACAGCCCTCCCCCTGAGGAGACTATGCCATTTGAGCTTGATGGAGAAGGATTTGGGGACGACAGCCCACCCCCGGGGCTTTCCCGAGTTATCGCACAAGTCGACGGCAGCGGCCAGTTCGCGGCAGTCGCGGCCTCGAGTGCGGTCCGCCTCACTCCCGCCGCGAACGCGCCTCCCCTCTGGGTCCCAGGCGCCATCGGCAGCCCATCCCAAGAGGCTGTCAGACCTCCTTCTAACTTCACGGGCAGCAGCCCCTGGATGGAGATCTCCGGACCCCCGTTCGAGATTGGCAGCGCCCCCGCTGGGGTCGACGACACTCCCGTCAACATGGACAGCCCCCCAATCGCGCTTGACGGCCCGCCCATCAAGGTCTCCGGAGCCCCAGATAAGAGAGAGCGAGCAGAGAGACCCCCAGTTGAGGAGGAAGCAGCAGAGATGGAAGGAGCCGCTGATGCCGCGGAGGGAGGAAAAGTACCCTCTCCGGGGTACGGATCCCCTGCCGCCGGGGCAGCCTCAGCGGATACCGCTGCCAGGGCAGCCCCTGCAGCCCCAGCCGATCCTGACTCCGGGGCAACCCCAGAAGATCCCGACTCCGGGACAGCACCAGCCGATCCTGACTCCGGGGCAGCCCCAGCCGATCCCGACTCCGGGGCAGCCCCTGCCGCCCCAGCCGATCCCGACTCCGGGGCGGCCCCTGACGCCCCAGCCGATCCCGACTCCGGGGCGGCCCCTGACGCCCCAGCCGATCCCGACTCCGGGGCGGCCCCTGACGCCCCAGCCGATCCCGACTCCGGGGCGGCCCCTGACGCCCCAGCCGATCCCGACTCCGGGGCGGCCCCTGACGCCCCAGCCGATCCCGACTCCGGGGCGGCCCCTGACGCCCCAGCCGATCCAGATGCCGGGGCGGCCCCTGAGGCTCCCGCCGCCCCTGCGGCTGCTGAGACCCGGGCAGCCCATGTCGCCCCAGCTGCGCCAGACGCAGGGGCTCCCACTGCCCCAGCCGCTTCTGCCACCCGGGCAGCCCAAGTCCGCCGGGCGGcctctgcagcccctgcctccggGGCCAGACGCAAGATCCATCTCAGACCCCCCAGCCCCGAGATCCAGGCTGCCGATCCGCCTACTCCGCGGCCTACTCGCGCGTCTGCCTGGCGGGGCAAGTCCGAGAGCAGCCGCGGCCGCCGCGTGTACTACGATGAAGGGGTGGCCAGCAGCGACGATGACTCCAGCGGAGACGAGTCCGACGATGGGACCTCCGGATGCCTCCGCTGGTTTCAGCATCGGCGAAATCGCCGCCGCCGAAAGCCCCAGCGCAACTTACTCCGCAACTTTCTCGTGCAAGCCTTCGGGGGCTGCTTCGGTCGATCTGAGAGTCCCCAGCCCAAAGCCTCGCGCTCTCTCAAGGTCAAGAAGGTACCCCTGGCGGAGAAGCGCAGACAGATGCGCAAAGAAGCCCAGGAGAAGCGGGCCCAGAAGCGCGCAGAGAAGAAACGCAGTAAGCTCATCGACAAACAACTCCAGGACGAAAAGATGGGCTACATGTGTACGCACCGCCTGCTGCTTCTAG